From a single Deltaproteobacteria bacterium genomic region:
- a CDS encoding outer membrane beta-barrel protein, with product MKKLSLTLLTLTCLMLSTQSWAREGSSVGLLGVGDFFLTDANPQLKIGPGGGIAIDFRFNQRWALESDFYFSIHDGKGPNAGDDSQYLLGIPNVNLKFYFMSEEANIEPYALAGIGLYFLTEGSRADGTGGVGMGAQVGLGADFYVAERLSVGLSAQFRSIGLIQSNSNSSALMDFGMTGNVMYHF from the coding sequence ATGAAAAAATTATCTTTAACTTTGCTTACACTCACTTGTTTAATGTTATCCACCCAATCCTGGGCCCGAGAAGGTAGCTCAGTTGGGTTACTAGGCGTGGGAGATTTTTTTCTTACCGATGCCAACCCCCAATTAAAGATTGGCCCCGGCGGCGGTATTGCGATTGATTTTCGTTTCAATCAACGTTGGGCCTTAGAATCTGACTTTTATTTTAGCATCCACGATGGCAAGGGCCCCAATGCCGGTGACGATAGTCAATATCTACTGGGCATACCGAATGTTAATCTAAAATTTTATTTCATGAGCGAAGAAGCCAATATTGAACCCTATGCCCTAGCCGGTATTGGTCTTTACTTTTTGACCGAAGGTTCACGCGCTGATGGCACGGGTGGCGTTGGCATGGGCGCACAAGTAGGCTTAGGGGCCGACTTCTATGTGGCCGAAAGATTATCGGTTGGTTTATCGGCTCAATTTCGGTCGATTGGCCTGATTCAAAGCAACAGTAATTCCAGCGCCCTCATGGATTTTGGAATGACTGGCAATGTAATGTATCACTTTTAA
- a CDS encoding phosphoribosylglycinamide formyltransferase, with product MTFHIAVLASRQGSNLEAILKNIQTGRLSAQTSCVISDNPKAKALKIAEAHHVPTHIIEAQNLNRENFDRLLIAKLQEYPIDLIVLAGFMRLLTPTFLAAYPNKVINIHPALLPAFKGLHAQRQTIEYGAKIAGCTVHFVDAGTDSGPIIAQQVVPVLQNDTEASLSERILVSEHQLYSEVIEKFAQGKVHLQGRKVKVEYY from the coding sequence ATGACCTTTCACATTGCCGTCCTCGCCTCTAGGCAAGGTTCCAATTTAGAAGCGATTTTAAAAAATATTCAAACCGGTCGTTTATCAGCTCAAACTAGCTGTGTGATTTCAGATAATCCAAAGGCCAAGGCTTTGAAGATTGCCGAAGCCCATCATGTGCCCACCCACATTATCGAAGCACAAAACCTAAATCGCGAAAATTTTGATAGACTTCTGATCGCAAAACTCCAAGAATACCCCATCGATTTAATCGTCTTAGCGGGATTTATGCGACTACTCACTCCAACTTTTCTAGCAGCCTATCCTAACAAAGTAATTAACATTCATCCTGCGCTGTTGCCCGCTTTTAAAGGCCTGCACGCCCAACGTCAAACCATCGAATACGGCGCTAAAATTGCGGGTTGCACCGTGCACTTTGTCGATGCAGGCACTGACTCAGGCCCCATCATTGCGCAACAGGTGGTCCCTGTGCTACAAAACGACACCGAAGCAAGTTTAAGCGAACGCATTTTAGTTTCTGAACATCAACTTTATTCTGAAGTGATTGAAAAATTCGCCCAAGGCAAGGTTCATCTCCAAGGGCGCAAGGTCAAAGTGGAATACTATTAA